Proteins co-encoded in one Chitinophagales bacterium genomic window:
- a CDS encoding aldo/keto reductase, with protein sequence MQYRRLGKSGLQVSTLSFGAWITFGKQIAEDVATDLMKTAYDGGINFFDNAEAYAAGEAERVMGRIFNKMQWDRSSFLVSSKVYFGDGGRKPNQTGLSRKHIMEACEAALKRLQVDYLDLFFCHRPDKNTPIEETVWAMNHLIQQGKILYWGTSEWSAQEITEAHAAAARYSLIGPTMEQPQYNMLHRERFEIEYGQLYKNFGMGTTIWSPLASGILTGKYNEGIPDEKTRLTMEGMEWLKDGTLVEKNLQKVRNLSAYADTLGISMPNLALAWCVKNPNVSTVILGASKVSHLEENLKTLDYVNQLTDEVMIKIDDILGNKPAKPMW encoded by the coding sequence ATGCAATACAGACGACTCGGAAAATCTGGCTTACAAGTCAGTACATTATCATTTGGTGCATGGATCACCTTTGGCAAACAAATTGCTGAAGATGTAGCCACAGATTTGATGAAAACCGCTTATGATGGCGGCATCAACTTTTTTGACAATGCAGAGGCCTATGCCGCAGGAGAAGCAGAGCGGGTAATGGGGCGTATCTTCAACAAAATGCAATGGGATCGTTCCAGTTTCTTGGTGTCGAGCAAAGTCTATTTTGGAGATGGCGGTCGAAAACCCAACCAAACGGGGTTGAGCCGCAAACACATCATGGAAGCTTGTGAGGCAGCCTTGAAAAGATTGCAGGTGGATTACCTCGACCTATTTTTCTGCCACCGTCCCGATAAAAATACGCCGATTGAAGAAACCGTTTGGGCGATGAATCACCTGATTCAACAAGGTAAAATCTTGTATTGGGGAACATCTGAGTGGAGCGCACAGGAAATCACCGAAGCCCATGCAGCCGCCGCTCGATACAGTTTGATTGGCCCTACGATGGAGCAGCCACAATACAATATGTTGCACCGTGAGCGTTTTGAAATAGAATATGGACAGCTCTACAAAAACTTCGGAATGGGTACAACGATTTGGTCTCCATTGGCTTCTGGTATTTTGACTGGAAAATATAATGAGGGTATTCCCGACGAAAAAACCCGCCTAACGATGGAAGGCATGGAATGGCTCAAAGACGGTACATTGGTCGAAAAAAACCTCCAAAAGGTTAGAAATTTGTCTGCTTATGCCGACACTTTGGGAATTTCTATGCCGAACTTGGCTTTGGCTTGGTGCGTCAAAAATCCTAATGTCAGCACGGTTATTTTGGGTGCGTCAAAGGTAAGTCACCTAGAAGAAAACCTGAAAACACTGGATTATGTGAATCAATTGACCGATGAGGTAATGATTAAAATTGACGATATTTTGGGTAATAAACCTGCAAAGCCAATGTGGTAA
- a CDS encoding inositol monophosphatase family protein, whose product MKPLSILCKETCNIAQEVAQFIAAELDKVQTDQIEVKDLNQLVSYVDTTSEKRLIAALQKILPESGFIAEENTVAQNRNKEWQWIIDPLDGTTNFLHHIPSFAISIGLMHKEEIVLGVVLEINRMECFSAWKNGGAYLNGQPIQVSQNPLLKNGLFATGFPYYDFSIVESYLKVLQYFIRETRGIRRLGAAAVDLCYVACGRFDGFWEHSLSPWDVAAGSLIVQEAGGVVTDFKGGKDYLFGREIVASSRAIEAEFFAAVSEHLG is encoded by the coding sequence ATGAAACCTCTTTCTATTCTCTGCAAAGAAACCTGCAACATCGCCCAAGAAGTCGCTCAGTTCATTGCGGCAGAACTCGACAAGGTTCAAACCGACCAAATTGAAGTAAAAGATCTCAATCAGTTGGTGAGTTATGTCGACACAACTTCCGAAAAACGCCTCATTGCAGCTTTGCAGAAAATTCTCCCCGAATCAGGCTTTATTGCAGAAGAAAACACAGTGGCCCAAAACCGCAACAAAGAATGGCAATGGATCATTGACCCTTTGGACGGTACGACCAATTTTTTGCACCACATTCCATCTTTTGCCATCAGCATTGGATTGATGCACAAGGAAGAAATCGTATTGGGTGTGGTCTTGGAAATCAACCGAATGGAATGTTTTTCGGCTTGGAAAAATGGAGGAGCATACCTCAATGGTCAGCCGATTCAGGTATCTCAAAATCCTCTTTTGAAAAACGGACTTTTCGCCACAGGTTTTCCCTACTACGATTTTAGCATTGTAGAAAGTTACCTCAAGGTGCTGCAATATTTTATCCGTGAAACACGGGGTATCAGACGTTTGGGAGCAGCAGCCGTTGATTTGTGTTATGTGGCGTGTGGGCGATTTGATGGTTTTTGGGAACACAGTTTGAGTCCGTGGGATGTGGCTGCGGGGAGTTTGATTGTGCAGGAAGCGGGTGGTGTAGTGACGGACTTCAAAGGCGGAAAAGACTACTTGTTTGGGCGTGAAATCGTGGCAAGTAGTCGGGCAATTGAAGCGGAGTTTTTTGCAGCGGTTTCGGAACATCTTGGGTAA
- a CDS encoding transposase, protein MNSLIIGIDVSNKTLDIAYQEDNHWVDYQIENTMKSIEVFLQGFDEQHITFVLEPTGTYSDKLLHSLDKSNCSIKLINPQKSSAFMKVLGITAKDDKQAARALAIAGKTLDLPDFQMPNEDIQKRKKMQMALNAFEKQERQTKNQIHSLMQCLYTPDVVLEAFQDVLNTIQDNIRKIKQELDALTDIGFDKFKELACSVKGIGEKSAQLLYTYTNGFELFTNSKQLVKFVGLSAFDSSIGFFCVSKRTHFKSWSSSN, encoded by the coding sequence ATGAATTCTCTAATTATCGGTATAGATGTAAGTAACAAGACTTTAGACATTGCTTATCAAGAAGATAACCACTGGGTTGATTATCAAATCGAAAATACAATGAAATCCATAGAGGTATTCTTACAAGGTTTTGATGAACAACATATTACTTTTGTTTTAGAACCTACTGGCACTTACAGTGATAAGTTGCTTCATTCTTTAGACAAATCCAACTGCTCTATTAAATTGATTAATCCACAAAAAAGCAGTGCTTTTATGAAAGTCTTAGGCATTACTGCAAAAGATGATAAGCAAGCAGCAAGAGCTTTAGCAATAGCTGGAAAGACACTTGATTTGCCTGATTTTCAAATGCCTAATGAGGATATTCAAAAGAGAAAAAAAATGCAAATGGCTCTTAATGCCTTTGAAAAGCAGGAACGACAGACTAAAAATCAAATTCATAGCCTTATGCAGTGTCTTTACACACCAGATGTTGTCTTAGAAGCTTTTCAAGACGTATTGAATACGATACAAGACAATATTCGAAAAATCAAACAAGAATTGGATGCCTTGACTGACATTGGTTTCGATAAATTCAAAGAACTTGCCTGTTCTGTTAAGGGTATTGGCGAAAAATCAGCCCAATTACTATACACATATACTAATGGCTTTGAATTATTTACAAATTCTAAACAATTGGTTAAGTTTGTAGGCCTTAGTGCCTTTGACTCATCAATCGGGTTCTTCTGTGTATCGAAAAGGACGCATTTCAAAAGCTGGTCCAGCTCAAATTAG
- the cas2 gene encoding CRISPR-associated endonuclease Cas2 has translation MAHLICYDIEEDGLRKKIADKLIENGLLRVQYSVFLGTMHEYQVQTLLEWLNHKVSTSQNPKNQILVLEVGKKQLQKMLVMGGKPNDKDALLGELDTVII, from the coding sequence ATGGCGCATTTGATATGCTATGATATAGAAGAGGATGGTCTGCGAAAAAAAATAGCTGACAAATTAATTGAAAATGGTTTGCTTCGTGTGCAATATTCTGTATTTTTGGGTACGATGCACGAGTATCAAGTACAAACGCTCTTGGAGTGGCTCAATCATAAGGTGAGTACTTCTCAAAATCCCAAAAACCAGATTTTGGTTTTGGAGGTGGGCAAAAAGCAGCTTCAAAAAATGTTGGTTATGGGCGGAAAACCCAATGACAAAGATGCTCTTTTGGGAGAGTTGGATACAGTTATCATTTAA
- the cas1 gene encoding CRISPR-associated endonuclease Cas1 has product MQLVLDTYGLFLKKSRGSFQVVSKDKKVRFSPHRVSSILITRPCSISSDALLLSAEFQIPVFIAGSDGKIMLRTQSRYFEQSARIRRQQVVMASETMGTQWIIELFGAKAKHQIANLKYLLDSTLLEADLLEEVIAYIEEKTDKLSEWNGHVLAECRFQLMGQEGAMAHQYWRIVSACLPEEYQFAKRSRRPALDYFNSVLNYLYGMLYTVVEGAIFAAGLDAHFGVLHADAIGKPTFVYDMIEPFRPWIDALLIEYCLKNPLMKTHFEEKDGGIFLAKAGKAVWIPLFNKAMKKNLKDFNGKELSIKNHIHRFAGEFAKRLLDKSQEGGENQVEEEDFFEDESI; this is encoded by the coding sequence ATGCAGTTGGTTTTAGACACTTATGGACTTTTTTTGAAGAAGTCGAGGGGGAGTTTTCAAGTGGTGAGCAAGGACAAAAAAGTGCGGTTTAGTCCGCATCGGGTAAGCAGTATTTTGATTACCCGACCTTGCTCTATTAGTTCGGATGCGCTGTTGCTTTCGGCTGAGTTTCAGATTCCTGTGTTTATTGCAGGGAGTGATGGCAAAATTATGCTGCGAACCCAAAGCCGCTACTTTGAGCAGTCGGCAAGGATTAGGCGACAACAGGTAGTGATGGCTTCTGAAACAATGGGTACACAATGGATTATTGAGCTATTTGGTGCCAAAGCGAAGCACCAAATAGCCAACTTGAAGTATCTATTGGACAGTACACTTTTGGAAGCAGATTTATTGGAGGAGGTGATTGCCTATATTGAAGAAAAAACCGATAAGCTATCGGAATGGAACGGGCATGTTCTTGCTGAATGTCGCTTTCAATTGATGGGGCAGGAAGGGGCTATGGCGCATCAATATTGGCGAATCGTTTCTGCTTGTCTGCCTGAAGAATATCAATTTGCGAAACGAAGCAGAAGACCTGCTTTGGACTACTTCAATTCGGTACTGAACTACCTGTATGGGATGCTCTATACGGTGGTCGAGGGTGCCATTTTTGCAGCGGGTTTGGATGCTCATTTTGGAGTGCTGCACGCTGATGCGATTGGGAAACCGACTTTTGTGTATGACATGATTGAGCCTTTTCGTCCGTGGATTGATGCCTTGTTGATCGAATACTGTCTAAAGAATCCATTGATGAAAACACATTTTGAAGAAAAGGATGGAGGGATTTTTCTGGCTAAGGCTGGAAAGGCGGTATGGATTCCCTTGTTCAACAAAGCGATGAAGAAGAACTTGAAGGACTTCAATGGCAAAGAATTGAGCATCAAAAATCACATTCACCGATTTGCAGGGGAGTTTGCAAAGAGATTATTGGATAAAAGTCAAGAAGGTGGAGAAAATCAAGTGGAGGAGGAAGATTTTTTTGAGGATGAATCAATCTAA
- a CDS encoding reverse transcriptase family protein: MLKFWSKKQLAKRSEIIQGLRTMSQLEVLLGVEAHQLQLMAGQPEYRVFTIPKKDGSERWIEDPAPPLKAVQRTLNVFLQAVYYYAKTPAAYGFMVNQKHDPAPRNIITNAERHLGHDCLLNVDMKDFFHHVKIADVYRVFDQPPFRCEDAVVELMAQLCTHQGRLPMGAPTSPVLSNFATVALDGELWQFALRHRLTYTRYADDMSFSGNVPIVEQHRREIDDIVRSHGFMLNENKLKQFGPKDVKEVTGLKLGQKVEVPDEMLDNIEKDLERLQIVMESQNRFAESGSKWVVRFQQQVQGKIAFVGYVLGDRSERFLKLRNRYENAIDPPDVYDSFSWKEFPYFA, translated from the coding sequence ATGCTGAAATTTTGGAGTAAAAAACAGCTCGCCAAAAGGAGCGAAATTATTCAGGGGCTTCGCACGATGTCGCAGTTGGAAGTATTGTTGGGTGTTGAGGCGCATCAATTGCAGTTGATGGCGGGGCAGCCTGAATACCGTGTATTTACCATCCCCAAAAAAGATGGTTCTGAGCGTTGGATTGAAGACCCTGCACCGCCTCTCAAAGCAGTGCAGCGCACCCTCAATGTTTTTCTACAAGCGGTCTATTACTATGCCAAAACGCCTGCTGCTTATGGTTTTATGGTGAACCAAAAACACGACCCTGCCCCCCGAAACATCATCACAAATGCCGAGCGACACTTGGGACACGACTGTTTGCTGAATGTGGATATGAAGGACTTTTTCCATCATGTCAAGATTGCAGATGTGTATAGGGTGTTTGATCAGCCTCCTTTTCGGTGTGAGGATGCGGTGGTTGAATTGATGGCGCAGTTGTGTACGCATCAGGGGAGATTGCCGATGGGTGCACCGACTTCACCTGTGTTGTCCAATTTTGCGACGGTGGCTTTGGATGGTGAGTTGTGGCAGTTTGCGCTTCGACATAGACTGACCTATACCCGCTATGCGGATGATATGAGTTTTTCGGGCAATGTGCCGATTGTAGAGCAACACCGAAGGGAGATTGACGACATTGTTCGTAGTCATGGGTTTATGCTCAATGAGAACAAGCTGAAACAGTTTGGGCCGAAGGATGTGAAGGAGGTGACGGGATTGAAGTTGGGGCAGAAAGTGGAGGTGCCTGATGAGATGTTGGACAACATAGAGAAGGATTTGGAACGGCTGCAAATCGTGATGGAAAGCCAAAACCGCTTTGCAGAAAGTGGCTCGAAATGGGTGGTTCGTTTTCAACAACAGGTTCAGGGGAAGATTGCTTTTGTGGGTTATGTGTTGGGCGACCGTTCTGAGCGGTTTTTGAAGCTGCGGAACCGCTATGAAAATGCAATCGACCCGCCTGATGTGTATGACAGTTTTAGTTGGAAGGAGTTTCCTTATTTTGCTTGA
- a CDS encoding CRISPR-associated endonuclease Cas6 has protein sequence MDNSLKYMSLGFDVPLMHKEIGQFRGAVVSLIGREYEEFHNHNNQEDGKGGFYYRYPVIQYRVRQGKASIYAVGEGLHFLQPLLLNMGKEVQIGDRRVKLAIDDLYANEWDLRLTKERETYRLNRWLALNQENYLRYKRMGGMVERAETLERVLVNHIVSFAKSVAWQWEDRLEVRLRKIHGVRKVDYHRSHLMAFDVEWDGNVSLPSGLGLGKSVSHGFGVLHRVREQRGKK, from the coding sequence ATGGACAATTCGCTTAAATACATGTCGTTGGGTTTTGATGTGCCTCTGATGCACAAGGAGATAGGGCAGTTTCGGGGGGCGGTGGTGTCGCTGATTGGGAGGGAGTATGAGGAATTTCACAATCACAACAATCAGGAGGACGGCAAGGGGGGATTTTATTACCGCTACCCTGTGATTCAATATCGGGTAAGGCAGGGCAAGGCGAGCATCTATGCGGTGGGTGAAGGGCTGCACTTTCTTCAACCGCTGCTGCTGAATATGGGCAAGGAGGTGCAAATCGGGGATCGAAGGGTGAAGTTGGCGATTGATGACCTGTATGCGAATGAATGGGACTTGAGGCTGACAAAAGAACGGGAAACGTATCGGCTGAATAGGTGGTTGGCACTGAATCAAGAGAATTATCTGCGCTACAAGCGGATGGGTGGCATGGTGGAACGTGCCGAAACGCTGGAACGGGTGCTGGTGAACCACATTGTGAGTTTTGCGAAGTCGGTGGCTTGGCAGTGGGAGGATAGGCTGGAGGTGCGGCTGCGGAAGATTCATGGGGTGCGGAAGGTGGATTACCACCGTTCTCACTTGATGGCTTTTGATGTGGAGTGGGATGGGAATGTGTCGCTGCCGAGTGGTTTGGGGCTGGGCAAATCGGTTAGTCATGGGTTTGGGGTGCTGCATCGGGTGAGGGAGCAGAGAGGGAAAAAATAA
- the cmr6 gene encoding type III-B CRISPR module RAMP protein Cmr6 has product MNKYNSNIGWLFYKAYYKGVDFKAGDKDEGNERHFQKMNEKLFRQQLPTQSLYRYGKDLQVVELKTTYPGLLIGSGYNHGTNKLGEVKIGFYFDHTTGLPLIPGSSVKGLLRSAFPATFYAKVEELRGKPNPKAEDLLKAAQFEKIGGEKLAYIQELLGERGLTFDKEQVVQLEYAIFEGKEARDSEEGKAGYAEISMGNRDVFHDAIVVKSEHPARPDKRVPAGCLMGEDFVTPHKNRSGDGLPDALKNPIPISFIKVLPEVHFRFQFDLKDSGGLDKASKLALFENILRHFGAGSKTNVGYGQFA; this is encoded by the coding sequence ATGAACAAATACAATTCAAATATAGGTTGGCTGTTTTACAAGGCTTATTACAAGGGCGTTGATTTCAAGGCGGGTGATAAGGACGAAGGGAATGAACGGCACTTTCAGAAAATGAACGAAAAACTGTTTCGGCAGCAATTGCCGACGCAGTCTTTGTATCGGTATGGGAAGGATTTGCAGGTGGTGGAACTGAAAACGACTTACCCCGGTCTGTTGATTGGCAGTGGCTACAATCACGGAACGAACAAATTGGGAGAGGTGAAGATTGGTTTTTACTTTGACCATACGACGGGACTGCCTTTGATTCCTGGGTCGTCGGTGAAGGGGCTGTTGCGGTCGGCTTTTCCTGCTACTTTTTATGCGAAGGTGGAGGAACTGAGAGGGAAGCCGAACCCGAAGGCGGAGGATTTGTTGAAGGCGGCACAGTTTGAGAAGATTGGGGGTGAAAAACTGGCATATATTCAGGAATTGCTGGGTGAAAGGGGGCTGACTTTTGATAAAGAACAGGTGGTACAGTTGGAGTATGCGATTTTTGAAGGGAAGGAGGCAAGGGACAGTGAGGAGGGAAAAGCAGGCTATGCAGAGATTTCGATGGGGAATCGGGATGTGTTTCACGATGCGATTGTGGTGAAAAGTGAACATCCTGCTCGTCCTGACAAAAGGGTTCCTGCGGGCTGTTTGATGGGGGAGGATTTTGTGACTCCGCACAAAAATAGGTCGGGTGATGGGCTGCCTGATGCGCTAAAAAATCCGATTCCGATTTCGTTTATCAAGGTTTTGCCTGAGGTGCATTTTCGGTTTCAGTTTGACCTCAAAGATAGTGGGGGCTTGGACAAAGCAAGTAAATTGGCTTTGTTTGAAAACATCTTGCGGCATTTTGGCGCAGGGTCTAAAACGAATGTGGGTTATGGACAATTCGCTTAA
- a CDS encoding type III-B CRISPR module-associated protein Cmr5 yields the protein MKKKLEKLIPQAVKAVDDVLEKDGSVPKAYNGYISSMGASIIQMGLLPTLAFYSYGSDDNKRTKESRPKLLKAILQVIAPTVAAEGKVKLLDYAIAWDADVNKDLRQLQKQITLAAIAIKLAIRTFDLKDL from the coding sequence ATGAAAAAAAAATTAGAAAAACTCATTCCGCAGGCGGTGAAAGCGGTGGACGATGTTTTGGAGAAAGACGGCAGTGTGCCTAAGGCTTACAATGGCTACATTTCTTCGATGGGGGCAAGTATTATTCAAATGGGTTTGTTGCCGACTTTGGCTTTTTACAGCTATGGTTCGGACGATAACAAACGCACGAAGGAGAGCCGCCCTAAATTGTTGAAGGCGATTTTGCAGGTGATTGCGCCTACGGTGGCGGCAGAGGGCAAGGTGAAATTGTTGGATTATGCGATAGCGTGGGATGCGGATGTGAATAAGGATTTGAGGCAATTGCAGAAGCAAATCACTCTTGCGGCGATTGCGATTAAATTGGCGATTCGGACTTTTGATTTGAAGGATTTGTAG
- the cmr4 gene encoding type III-B CRISPR module RAMP protein Cmr4, translated as MQLSSDYKTDTYLITAISNLHAGSGDAEYGIIDKRVQKDVVSKLPTINSSSLKGALRELFGHVLGDKNHKHINDIFGSDKVEDAEGNESNSAGQYNFFSASLLVLPVRSDVAPFFRATSPTILKQFLEDLQRYRATDLYDKYKAAVKYLADYKVEKGKPVFFEAHNGKAVLEDLEAKEVQYTGEGYDLIQELLGDNLALFHYDDFKDLCEDLPVIARNNLENGVSTNLWYEEIVPRESRFYFFLYKPAAHTAFEETLEKKEGYAQIGGNASVGYGYCQLKKL; from the coding sequence ATGCAATTATCATCAGATTACAAAACAGATACGTATTTGATTACTGCCATTAGCAATTTGCACGCAGGCAGTGGGGACGCTGAATATGGTATCATTGACAAACGGGTGCAAAAGGATGTGGTCAGTAAATTGCCGACCATTAATTCGTCGAGTTTGAAAGGGGCTTTGCGGGAGTTGTTTGGGCATGTTTTGGGCGACAAAAACCACAAGCACATCAACGATATTTTTGGGAGTGACAAAGTAGAGGATGCGGAAGGGAATGAATCGAACAGTGCGGGGCAGTACAATTTCTTTAGTGCTTCTTTATTGGTCTTACCTGTTCGGAGTGATGTAGCACCGTTTTTTAGGGCGACTTCTCCTACTATTTTGAAGCAGTTCTTGGAAGATTTGCAGCGCTATCGGGCGACTGATTTGTATGACAAATACAAGGCGGCGGTGAAGTATCTTGCGGATTATAAGGTGGAGAAGGGCAAACCTGTTTTTTTTGAAGCACATAACGGCAAGGCGGTATTGGAGGATTTGGAGGCGAAAGAGGTACAATACACAGGGGAAGGGTATGATTTAATTCAGGAGTTGTTGGGGGATAATTTGGCTTTGTTTCACTACGATGATTTCAAGGACTTGTGTGAGGATTTACCTGTCATTGCTCGAAACAATTTGGAGAATGGAGTGAGTACCAATTTGTGGTATGAGGAGATTGTGCCGCGTGAGAGCCGCTTTTATTTCTTTTTGTACAAACCTGCTGCACATACGGCTTTTGAGGAAACTTTGGAGAAGAAGGAGGGCTATGCTCAGATTGGGGGAAATGCGAGTGTGGGCTATGGGTATTGTCAGTTGAAGAAGCTTTGA
- a CDS encoding type III-B CRISPR module-associated Cmr3 family protein, with the protein MNKQSYFIRLTPLDKYFFGGEVTFGADGAGSNYLVHSNRYPQQTSILGVLRKELLIQNGLLEDRFKSQLLEDQFKDQLLTDKPTKADITALIGEKGFRLESKSRANFGVIEAISPVFLHSKEGIYLQIPADQGWHFSLLKGHSLMKESKGQIPCLKQKEGDKWLNFSEKKGLKDFLQCVDKEIQQEPNKKMFVEKSQIGIKKNLSGNTEKNAFYKQTFYTLKDSFAFGCYVTLSDGEKLKDGLDTIVEMGAERSGFRMEVKKVTDTTLAFDPKVLTGELSNSSAPTTQRIVLLSDAYIGEKDIFKHCHFALTDTTPFRYIQTSVDKTSKYYNLRDWDIDEEEIPQLSEKYNLLKRGSVLYVDKSELHEVEKVLKGFEQFRQIGYNQYQVLDA; encoded by the coding sequence ATGAATAAACAAAGCTATTTTATACGATTGACTCCGCTGGACAAGTATTTTTTTGGTGGAGAAGTTACTTTTGGAGCAGATGGAGCGGGTAGCAATTATTTGGTACACTCCAATCGCTACCCTCAACAGACAAGCATTTTGGGGGTGTTGCGGAAGGAATTGTTAATTCAAAATGGATTGTTGGAAGACCGATTCAAAAGCCAATTATTAGAAGACCAATTCAAAGATCAGTTATTGACCGATAAACCGACTAAAGCTGACATCACCGCATTGATTGGAGAGAAGGGTTTTCGATTGGAGTCTAAATCCAGAGCGAATTTTGGGGTCATTGAAGCTATTTCTCCTGTTTTTTTACACTCCAAAGAGGGCATTTACCTGCAAATTCCTGCAGACCAAGGTTGGCATTTTTCTTTATTGAAGGGTCATTCTTTGATGAAGGAAAGCAAGGGACAGATTCCTTGTTTGAAGCAAAAAGAAGGAGATAAATGGTTGAATTTTTCGGAAAAGAAGGGATTGAAGGATTTTCTGCAATGTGTGGACAAGGAAATACAGCAAGAACCCAATAAGAAAATGTTTGTCGAAAAATCCCAAATCGGCATCAAAAAGAACCTGTCGGGCAATACGGAAAAAAATGCTTTTTACAAACAGACTTTCTACACTTTGAAGGATTCCTTTGCTTTTGGCTGCTATGTGACCTTGAGCGATGGGGAAAAACTTAAAGATGGTTTGGATACGATTGTGGAAATGGGGGCGGAACGTTCGGGTTTTCGGATGGAGGTAAAGAAGGTGACAGATACAACATTGGCGTTTGACCCAAAAGTTTTGACGGGTGAACTGAGCAATAGCAGTGCGCCTACTACTCAAAGGATTGTGCTGTTGAGTGATGCCTATATTGGTGAGAAGGATATTTTTAAACACTGTCATTTTGCGCTGACCGACACTACGCCTTTTCGGTATATCCAAACTTCGGTCGACAAGACGAGTAAATACTACAATTTACGAGATTGGGATATTGATGAGGAGGAAATTCCACAGTTGAGTGAAAAGTACAATTTGTTGAAGCGAGGGAGTGTGTTGTATGTCGACAAAAGTGAACTGCATGAGGTGGAGAAGGTATTGAAGGGTTTTGAGCAGTTTCGGCAGATTGGGTACAATCAGTATCAGGTGTTGGATGCTTGA